Proteins encoded in a region of the Rutidosis leptorrhynchoides isolate AG116_Rl617_1_P2 chromosome 9, CSIRO_AGI_Rlap_v1, whole genome shotgun sequence genome:
- the LOC139867774 gene encoding CASP-like protein 3A1, translating to MTPDTKEVENGTTNGPSVSLRTGRKLTRNYDLMHLGLRLVSLLASIVALAVMINSKEKSTISLYGFEVPVYSKWSFSESFDYLVGVTSVVAIHSLLQLFMTSRMLLKKCSVISSRNHAWLLFAGDQVFAFAMMSAGSAASGVTNLNRTGIKHSSLPNFCKALHSFCDRVALSIAFTFFGCFLLAMSVVLDVVWLSEY from the exons ATGACACCGGATACAAAGGAGGTCGAAAATGGGACCACGAATGGGCCATCGGTGTCGTTGAGGACGGGCAGGAAGCTCACACGAAACTACGACTTAATGCATTTGGGTTTACGACTTGTTTCTTTATTGGCGTCGATTGTGGCTTTGGCTGTAATGATCAACTCGAAAGAGAAATCGACCATCTCACTTTATGGTTTTGAGGTTCCTGTTTATTCCAAATGGTCCTTTTCGGAGTCCTTCGA CTATTTGGTTGGAGTAACATCAGTGGTGGCAATTCATTCTCTGCTTCAACTGTTCATGACATCAAGAATGTTGTTAAAGAAGTGTTCCGTTATCTCGTCTAGGAACCATGCATGGCTTCTTTTTGCCGGTGATCAG GTTTTTGCGTTTGCAATGATGAGTGCTGGATCAGCTGCATCTGGTGTCACTAATTTGAATCGAACAGGGATTAAACATTCATCTTTACCTAACTTTTGTAAGGCGTTGCATAGCTTTTGTGACCGTGTTGCACTTTCTATTGCATTTACGTTTTTTGGATGCTTCTTGCTTGCGATGTCTGTGGTTCTTGATGTGGTTTGGCTATCCGAGTATTGA
- the LOC139865790 gene encoding probable inactive ATP-dependent zinc metalloprotease FTSHI 2, chloroplastic: MSSHCILSSSFFPQFSLLQYRTLIKHSRNPNSSITCQNHNQSNSETELESKSKIIALNLLQLSVTLTVIAASLPQPVLAAKVAQKKRTVKKVESLTPQEYKSWSQGLPVVANRIPYTDILNLKRNGELKHVIKPPGKGLKEKPVVVLAVLEDNKVVRLVVPSVESDRKFWEAWDELEIDSVCVQAYTPPVKMPEVPAPFLGFLAKVPLWMYSFVKPKPVSKKVLELRKQREELKKSRSNEMLSMKKEMEKMEKSARAQNKLEERKKKMEMQKLNSEQSMNEARMKYYRMSNMWKELARDSNVTLGIGLLFFVIFYQTVVLSYKKQKRDYEDRLKIEKAEAEEKRKMKELERGMAGLEPGVDDDEEGKQGEENPYMKMAQQFMKSGARVRRAQNTRLSQYLERGVDVKFTDVAGLGKIRLELEEIVKFFTHGEIYRRRGVKIPGGILLCGPPGVGKTLLAKAVAGEAGVNFFSISASQFVEIYVGVGASRVRALYQEARDCAPSVVFIDELDAVGRERGLIKGSGGQERDATLNQLLVCLDGFEGRGNVITIASTNRPDILDPALVRPGRFDRKIFIPKPGLIGRVEILKVHARKKPMAEDVDYAAVATMTDGMVGAELANIVEVAAINMMRDGRTEITTDDLLQAAQIEERGMLDKKERSPEIWKQVAINEAAMAVVAVNFHDLRNIEFINIAPRAGRELGYVRVKMDHIKFKEGLLSRQSLLDHITVQLAPRAADEIWHGEGQLSTIWAETADNARSAARTFVLGGLSDKYYGVSNFWVADRINDIDVEALRILNICYGRAKEILSKNRKLMDAVVDTLVEKRSLNKQEFLNLVDLHGCIQASPPSILDIRAAKRAEMQSVLMKHKEEANQITL, encoded by the exons ATGTCATCTCACTGTATTCTATCCTCTTCATTCTTCCCCCAATTTTCCTTATTACAATATCGAACACTTATAAAACACTCACGTAACCCTAATTCATCAATTACATGTCAAAATCATAATCAATCGAACTCAGAGACGGAATTAGAATCAAAAAGTAAAATAATAGCATTAAATTTACTACAATTATCTGTAACCTTAACTGTAATAGCAGCCTCGTTACCTCAACCTGTATTAGCAGCTAAAGTTGCACAAAAGAAACGTACTGTAAAAAAAGTGGAGTCATTAACACCTCAAGAGTATAAATCATGGTCACAAGGTCTCCCTGTTGTCGCTAATCGGATTCCGTATACCGATATTTTGAATTTGAAACGTAACGGAGAGCTTAAACATGTAATCAAGCCTCCTGGTAAAGGATTGAAGGAAAAACCTGTAGTTGTGTTAGCTGTTTTAGAGGATAACAAGGTTGTTAGGTTAGTTGTGCCTTCGGTGGAAAGTGATAGGAAGTTTTGGGAAGCGTGGGATGAATTGGAGATTGATTCGGTGTGCGTTCAAGCGTATACACCTCCGGTTAAGATGCCGGAAGTTCCGGCTCCGTTTCTAGGGTTTCTGGCGAAGGTTCCGTTGTGGATGTATTCGTTTGTGAAGCCGAAGCCGGTGTCTAAGAAAGTATTGGAGTTGAGGAAGCAACGCGAGGAGCTTAAGAAGAGTAGGAGTAATGAAATGTTGAGTATGAAGAAAGAAATGGAGAAAATGGAGAAATCTGCACGTGCGCAGAACAAGTTggaagagaggaagaagaagatggaGATGCAGAAGCTTAATAGCGAGCAATCGATGAATGAAGCACGAATGAAATACTATCGAATGTCTAACATGTGGAAAGAATTAGCTCGTGATTCGAATGTTACGTTAGGTATTGGGTTGCTGTTTTTTGTTATATTTTACCAAACAGTGGTTTTAAGTTATAAGAAGCAGAAACGGGATTATGAAGATAGGTTAAAGATTGAGAAAGCGGAAGCTGAAGAAAAAAGGAAAATGAAGGAACTTGAAAGGGGAATGGCGGGACTTGAACCTGGTGTTGATGATGACGAAGAAGGTAAACAAGGTGAGGAGAATCCATATATGAAGATGGCTCAGCAGTTTATGAAATCTGGTGCGCGTGTTCGTCGTGCGCAGAATACGAGACTTTCACAATACTTAGAAAGAGGGGTGGATGTGAAGTTTACAGATGTCGCTGGGCTTGGGAAAATACGACTTGAACTTGAAGAGATTGTGAAGTTTTTCACTCATGGGGAAATTTACCGCAGGCGAGGAGTCAAAATCCCAG GTGGTATTCTTCTTTGTGGCCCACCTGGAGTGGGGAAAACTTTGTTAGCAAAAGCAGTTGCAGGTGAGGCAGGTGTTAACTTTTTTTCTATTTCGGCCTCCCAATTTGTGGAAATATACGTAGGAGTTGGTGCATCACGTGTCCGAGCACTATATCAAGAAGCAAGAGATTGT GCTccatctgttgtgtttattgatgaaCTGGATGCTGTTGGTAGAGAACGTGGTTTGATAAAGGGATCAGGTGGGCAAGAACGTGATGCAACTTTAAATCAG CTTCTTGTATGCTTAGATGGATTTGAAGGAAGAGGAAATGTGATCACCATTGCTTCGACTAACAGACCAGATATCCTGGATCCTGCGCTTGTGAGACCGGGGCGTTTTGATAGAAAGATATTCATACCTAAACCAGGATTAATAGGACGTGTCGAGATTTTAAAG GTACATGCTCGTAAGAAACCAATGGCAGAAGATGTAGACTACGCCGCTGTTGCAACTATGACTGACGGAATGGTTGGTGCTGAGTTGGCTAACATCGTTGAGGTTGCAGCAATTAACATGATGCGTGATGGCAGAACTGAG ATCACCACAGATGACTTGTTACAAGCTGCACAAATTGAAGAACGAGGTATGCTTGATAAGAAGGAAAGAAGCCCTGAAATTTGGAAGCAAGTGGCAATCAATGAAGCAGCTATGGCGGTTGTAGCCGTGAACTTCCATGATCTTCGGAATATTGAGTTT ATTAATATTGCTCCAAGAGCTGGTAGAGAACTGGGTTATGTACGGGTAAAAATGGATCACATTAAGTTTAAGGAAGGTTTACTGAG TCGACAATCGCTGTTAGATCACATTACTGTTCAACTAGCACCACGAGCAGCTGATGAGATTTGGCATGGTGAGGGTCAG TTGAGTACAATTTGGGCTGAAACAGCAGATAATGCCAGGTCAGCTGCACGGACGTTTGTTCTTGGTGGGCTCTCCGACAAATACTACGGTGTATCTAATTTCTGGGTCGCAGATCGAATAAAT GATATTGATGTCGAGGCATTGCGGATTCTCAATATATGTTATGGACGTGCGAAAGAG ATTCTTAGCAAAAATAGGAAACTTATGGATGCTGTCGTTGATACACTTGTTGAGAAGCGAAGTCTAAACAAACAAGAATTCCTTAACTTGGTTGACCTACATGGCTGTATTCAAGCCAGTCCGCCCAGTATACTTGACATCAGGGCTGCAAAACGTGCAGAGATGCAATCAGTTTTAATGAAGCACAAGGAAGAAGCTAATCAGATCACCTTGTGA
- the LOC139867775 gene encoding early nodulin-like protein 7, producing MSSSFTSLVLIFFAIAIATVAAKEFQVGGHVGWRIPVANESELYNVWASRRRFHIGDTLRFRYDTDSVVTVDKYGFYHCDPTQPIDYSTNGDTLVKLNKPGNIYFISGNRKNCYEGQRMIVHVIIPKHVRPTKAVAPYNPYVATSPSQSQGLGSSIVTGSGSDVLVPASVMGYVALVTVLVYSY from the exons ATGTCTTCTTCATTCACTTCTTTAGTCCTTATTTTTTTCGCAATTGCAATCGCAACTGTTGCAGCCAAGGAGTTCCAAGTCGGTGGCCACGTTGGGTGGCGAATCCCCGTTGCCAACGAATCAGAACTCTACAATGTTTGGGCTTCTAGACGACGCTTTCATATCGGCGATACCCTTC GTTTTCGGTACGATACCGATTCAGTTGTGACGGTTGACAAATACGGTTTTTATCATTGTGATCCGACTCAACCAATTGACTATTCAACAAATGGGGATACACTTGTGAAACTTAATAAACCGGGAAATATTTATTTCATAAGTGGCAATAGGAAAAATTGTTATGAAGGACAGAGAATGATAGTGCATGTGATTATTCCCAAACACGTTCGTCCAACTAAAGCCGTTGCCCCTTATAATCCCTATGTTGCCACGTCACCATCGCAGTCTCAGGGGTTGGGCTCAAGTATTGTTACTGGTTCGGGGTCTGATGTTTTGGTTCCTGCTTCGGTCATGGGTTATGTTGCTTTAGTGACGGTTTTGGTTTACAGTTATTGA
- the LOC139867688 gene encoding ruBisCO large subunit-binding protein subunit beta, chloroplastic-like produces the protein MSSINPMMSIGTYGTLDAKLNTTSARSLSSFGSISSVPFTNRRRNVVLQRKVNLKVNAMAKELYFNKDGSAIKKLQAGVNKLADLVGVTLGPKGRNVVLESKYGSPKIVNDGVTVAKEVELEDPVENIGAKLVRQAASKTNDMAGDGTTTSVVLAQGMITEGVKVVAAGANPIQITRGIERTTKALVAELKLMSKEVEDSELADVAAVSAGNNPEVGNMIADAMKRVGRQGIVTLEEGKSAENNMYVVEGMQFDRGYLSPYFVTDTEKMCVEYENCKLLLVDKKVTNARDLVAVLEDAIKGGYPIVIIAEDVEQEALATLVVNKLRGSLKIAALKAPGFGDRKSQYLDDIAVLTGGTVIRDEVGLTLENAGSEVLGSAAKVVLTKDTTTIVGDGSTQELISKRVTQIKNLLEVAEQDYEREKFNERIAKLSGGVAVIQVGAQTETELKEKKLRVEDALNATKAAVQEGIVVGGGCTLLRLAAKVDSIKDTLDNDEQKVGADIVKRALGYPMKLIAKNAGVNGSVVIEKVLASDNPKFGYNAATGNYEDLMAAGIIDPTKVVRCCLEHASSVAKTFLTSDAIVVDIKEAQPMPVGNPMGNSGYGF, from the exons ATGTCATCAATCAACCCGATGATGTCCATTGGCACTTACGGGACTCTTGATGCTAAATTAAACACCACATCTGCACGCTCGTTGTCTTCATTCGGTTCTATTTCATCCGTTCCATTTACAAACCGAAGGAGAAATGTCGTTCTGCAGAGAAAAGTTAATCTTAAAGTTAACGCAATGGCCAAAGAATTGTACTTTAACAAGGATGGGTCTGCAATCAAAAAACTGCAG GCTGGTGTCAACAAGCTTGCGGACTTAGTCGGGGTTACTCTTGGTCCGAAAGGGCGCAACGTGGTTCTTGAAAGCAAGTATGGCTCACCAAAAATTGTTAACGATGGTGTAACCGTAGCTAAAGAG GTTGAATTAGAAGATCCTGTTGAGAACATTGGAGCTAAGTTGGTTCGACAAGCTGCTTCAAAGACGAATGATATGGCTGGTGATGGTACAACTACGTCTGTTGTTCTCGCACAAGGCATGATCACCGAAGGTGTTAAG GTGGTGGCAGCAGGTGCAAATCCAATTCAAATAACAAGGGGTATTGAAAGAACCACTAAAGCCCTGGTTGCAGAGCTCAAACTGATGTCAAAAGAA GTTGAAGATAGTGAGCTAGCTGATGTGGCGGCCGTGAGTGCAGGGAACAACCCCGAAGTCGGAAATATGATCGCTGATGCCATGAAAAGAGTCGGGCGACAGGGTATTGTGACTCTTGAAGAAGGAAAAAGTGCTGAAAATAACATGTACGTTGTCGAAGGCATGCAATTTGATCGTGGTTACCTTTCTCCGTATTTCGTTACAGACACTGAGAAAATGTGTGTTGAGTATGAAAATTGTAAG TTGCTTTTAGTTGACAAAAAGGTAACTAACGCACGGGATCTAGTTGCTGTATTGGAAGATGCTATAAAAGGAGGGTACCCGATAGTGATCATAGCCGAAGATGTTGAACAAGAAGCTCTTGCTACGCTTGTAGTGAACAAGTTACGAGGCTCATTAAAGATTGCTGCACTTAAAGCCCCTGGATTTGGTGACCGCAAGAGTCAATATCTCGATGATATTGCCGTTCTTACCGGAG GAACCGTGATACGTGACGAGGTCGGGTTGACCCTTGAGAATGCTGGAAGTGAGGTTTTAGGATCTGCGGCTAAGGTGGTTTTAACAAAGGATACAACCACAATCGTTGGAGACGGTAGCACTCAGGAATTAATCAGTAAACGAGTCACTCAAATTAAAAACCTTCTTGAG GTAGCAGAACAGGATTACGAAAGAGAAAAATTTAATGAAAGAATTGCCAAATTATCTGGTGGAGTTGCCGTTATTCAG GTTGGTGCACAAACAGAGACGGAACTTAAAGAAAAGAAATTGAGGGTAGAGGATGCCCTAAACGCAACAAAG GCGGCAGTTCAAGAAGGCATTGTAGTGGGTGGTGGATGCACGCTTTTACGTCTTGCTGCAAAGGTAGATAGTATCAAAGATACCCTTGACAATGACGAACAAAAG GTTGGAGCTGATATTGTGAAACGAGCCCTTGGTTACCCTATGAAGTTGATTGCTAAAAACGCTGGTGTTAATGGAAGCGTGGTAATCGAGAAG GTTTTAGCTAGCGATAATCCCAAGTTCGGTTACAATGCTGCAACCGGAAATTACGAGGATTTGATGGCTGCTGGAATCATTGATCCGACAAAG GTGGTTAGATGTTGTTTGGAGCATGCTTCGTCGGTAGCAAAGACATTCCTCACGTCAGATGCTATCGTTGTCGACATTAAAGAGGCTCAACCTATGCCAGTTGGCAACCCCATGGGTAATTCAG GTTATGGTTTTTGA
- the LOC139867776 gene encoding dehydration-responsive element-binding protein 3-like, with amino-acid sequence MADPNKPTNLSTQSSSSSKSAPLNHSVSQQPRSCKRTREDAGYKHPVYRGVRLRRWGKWVSEIRQPRQKTRIWLGSFSTPEMAARAHDVAALSIKGNSAILNFPQLKDFLPRPVSRSPHDVQEAAAKAAAMHELFSNESLVQNEDVLCDEIGLYCKVDELGEIIELPSLDDGCFDSFSSELMAETMDRWMYPSWIAADLEGFPR; translated from the coding sequence ATGGCTGATCCTAACAAACCGACAAATCTCTCAACCCAATCCTCCTCTTCCTCCAAATCAGCACCATTGAATCATTCGGTCTCACAGCAACCTCGATCCTGCAAAAGAACACGCGAAGACGCAGGTTACAAGCATCCAGTATACCGTGGAGTGAGGCTACGTCGATGGGGAAAATGGGTGTCCGAAATAAGACAACCACGTCAAAAAACTCGTATTTGGTTAGGTAGTTTTTCGACACCAGAAATGGCTGCTCGAGCTCATGATGTCGCAGCTTTATCAATCAAAGGTAATTCGGCTATTCTTAATTTTCCTCAATTAAAGGACTTTTTACCTCGTCCGGTTTCACGTTCTCCGCATGATGTTCAAGAAGCGGCTGCAAAAGCAGCTGCGATGCACGAGCTGTTTTCGAATGAAAGTTTGGTGCAAAATGAGGATGTGTTGTGTGATGAAATTGGCTTGTATTGTAAAGTGGATGAACTTGGTGAAATTATTGAGTTGCCGAGTTTAGATGATGGTTGTTTTGACTCGTTTTCTAGCGAGTTGATGGCCGAAACGATGGATCGATGGATGTATCCGTCATGGATCGCAGCTGATCTTGAAGGTTTTCCGCGTTAG